TTAATGTTTATAATAAATACTACTAACTGTAATAGCATAAATGTAATTATAACAGCATATTTATATTTATTTATGAATTTTATTATTAAATAATCTTTTTTTATTATGACTAAAAAAGTATAAATAATAAAAGTTAATAAAATAGGTATACATAGTATATTATATTTTAAACTTTTTATAACATTTAATTTTGATAACTCAATAAATCCTCTAGTTAATCCACATCCAGGACAAGGAATTTTAAAAATATGATAAAATATGCATATTCTAATATTGAATTTATTCAATAATAATGATATAGTACCTAAAATAAATAAATCTAAATAAACCCATTTTGCTTTAGTATACATTTAAATTACCAAAAATAATGTTGCTAAATTTTTTTGCTTAGTTTTCTTAACGATTGTAAACCAATCAATTATTGTTAATAATCCACAACATCCACCTGTTAATAATTTTAAAATTCCCATTCCTATATCACCAATCATAAATCTATCTATTCCTAAACTACCTAAAAAAATAGAAATTATTAATATAGTTGTGGGATCTTTTAATTCACAAGCATGAATAGCTAAAAAAGAATCATCATCTAACTTTTCTAATCTTTGCTTTATAATAGGAATAGAAGTACTTTCAAAATATTTTGAATTTGTAACTAAATATAAATCAATTTTTTGTTTTTCCAAAAAAATTCCTCCTTTATTACTTTTGCATTTATATTATTCTTTTTTCCGTTTCTATACACTTATTATACTATATTTTTTATAAAATGCACATATTTTTTATAAATAAAGTTTAATTTTATTATTTTATTTGTATATAATAAAAAAATAAAATATTCAAACTCTTCTCAAGACCTTTATCTAAAAAACAGGAGCTATTTGTACTAACTTAAATTACAAGGCTAAATACCTTGACTTTTAAATACTTATTAATCTT
Above is a window of Sneathia sanguinegens DNA encoding:
- a CDS encoding DUF2752 domain-containing protein, encoding MYTKAKWVYLDLFILGTISLLLNKFNIRICIFYHIFKIPCPGCGLTRGFIELSKLNVIKSLKYNILCIPILLTFIIYTFLVIIKKDYLIIKFINKYKYAVIITFMLLQLVVFIININNPLLY
- a CDS encoding TM2 domain-containing protein, yielding MEKQKIDLYLVTNSKYFESTSIPIIKQRLEKLDDDSFLAIHACELKDPTTILIISIFLGSLGIDRFMIGDIGMGILKLLTGGCCGLLTIIDWFTIVKKTKQKNLATLFLVI